Proteins found in one Triticum urartu cultivar G1812 chromosome 4, Tu2.1, whole genome shotgun sequence genomic segment:
- the LOC125550366 gene encoding ruvB-like protein 1 — protein sequence MRIEEVQSTSKKQRIATHTHIKGLGLDANGTAIGMSAGFVGQAEAREACGLVVDMIRQKKMAGRALLLAGPPATGKTALALGISQELGSKVPFCPMVGSEVYSSEVKKTEVLMENFRRAIGLRIKENKEVYEGEVTELSPEASESSTGGYGKNISHVIIGLKTVKGTKQLKLDPTIYDALIKEKVAVGDVIYIEANSGAVKRVGRCDAFATEYDLEAEEYVPIPKGEVHKKKEIVQDVTLHDLDAANAQPQGGQDILSLMGQMMKPRKTEITEKLRQEINKVVNRYIDEGIAELVPGVLFIDEVHMLDIECFSYLNRALESSLSPIVILATNRGICTVRGTDMTSPHGIPVDLLDRLVIVRTQIYGPIEMIQILAIRAQVEEIEIDEDSLAFLGEVGQQTSLRHAIQLMSPASVVAKANGREKICKADLEEVCGLYLDAKSSARLLQDQQGSYIT from the exons atgaGGATCGAGGAGGTACAGTCGACGTCGAAGAAGCAGCGCATCGCCACCCACACCCACATCAAGGGCCTCGGCCTCGAC GCCAATGGGACGGCGATAGGGATGTCGGCGGGATTCGTGGGGCAGGCGGAGGCGAGAGAGGCGTGTGGGCTGGTGGTCGACATGATCCGGCAGAAGAAGATGGCTGGACGGGCGCTGCTCCTTGCCGGCCCACCTGCCACCGGCAAGACCGCGCTCGCTCTTGGCATCTCCCAGGAGCTGGGCAGCAAG GTCCCTTTCTGTCCTATGGTAGGATCAGAAGTGTACTCTTCAGAGGTCAAGAAAACTGAGGTGCTGATGGAAAATTTCCGTAGAGCTATAGGCTTGCGTATAAAGGAAAACAAAGAAGTCTATGAAGGAGAG GTTACGGAGCTTTCCCCAGAAGCTTCTGAGAGTTCAACTGGTGGATATGGAAAAAACATTAGCCATGTAATAATTGGCCTGAAGACTGTAAAAGGGACTAAACAACTAAAGTTAGATCCTACAATTTATGATGCTTTAATCAAGGAAAAG GTGGCAGTGGGTGATGTTATATACATCGAAGCTAACAGCGGTGCAGTGAAAAGAGTTGGCAGATGTGATGCTTTTGCTACAGAATACGATCTTGAAGCAGAGGAGTATGTGCCAATTCCCAAAGGGGAAGTCCACAAGAAAAAAGAAATAGTGCAG GACGTTACACTGCATGACCTTGACGCCGCAAATGCCCAGCCACAAGGAGGCCAAGATATTTTGTCCCTTATGGGCCAGATGATGAAGCCACGGAAGACTGAAATCACTGAGAAGCTACGCCAAGAGATCAATAAG GTGGTTAACAGATATATTGACGAAGGTATTGCAGAGCTTGTACCTGGTGTTCTGTTCATTGATGAG GTTCACATGCTGGACATTGAGTGCTTCTCTTATCTTAATCGTGCTCTCGAGAGCTCATTATCGCCAATTGTAATACTCGCTACGAACAGGGGAATATGTACTGTGAG GGGAACTGACATGACAAGTCCACATGGTATCCCAGTCGACCTTCTAGATAGGTTGGTTATCGTACGGACACAGATATATGGCCCTATCGAGATGATCCAG ATATTAGCAATTAGAGCACAAGTGGAGGAGATTGAAATTGATGAGGACAGTCTTGCATTTCTAGGAGAGGTTGGGCAGCAGACATCTTTGAG ACATGCTATTCAGCTGATGTCACCTGCTAGTGTAGTTGCCAAGGCTAATGGGAGAGAGAAGATCTGCAAG GCTGATCTCGAAGAAGTCTGTGGTCTGTATTTGGACGCAAAGTCCTCTGCTCGTTTGCTTCAGGACCAGCAAGGAAGCTACATCACCTAA